One stretch of Zootoca vivipara chromosome 8, rZooViv1.1, whole genome shotgun sequence DNA includes these proteins:
- the CAP2 gene encoding adenylyl cyclase-associated protein 2 isoform X1, with the protein MAEMALIERLENAVVRLESLLSDSHRLAGMECGTVNGVNGDVAPYVEAFDRIIKGSVAEFLRNSKILDGDVKTHAEMIRAAFQAQRAYLLLTSQYQEPQESEVTILLKPISDKIQEIQTFRERNRGSKMFNHLSAVSESIPALGWITVSPKPGPYVKEMNDAATFYTNRVLKDYKHSDLRHVDWVKSFLNIWTELQAYIKEYHTTGLAWSKTGPIASAASGLSTLASNQGPPPPPPPPPPPPPPPGPPPVFDTENAKEDATATRSALFAQLNQGETITKGLRYVSDDLKTHKNPSLRAQGTPIRSPTKSHAPNLTTPKPSQQSHCPVLELEGKKWRVEYQEDKNDLLISDTELKQVAYIFKCNKSTLQMKGKINSITVDNCKKFGLVFDNVVGIVEVINSKDIQIQVIGKVPTISVNKTEGCHIYLSEESLDCEIVSAKSSEMNILIPKDGDYKEFPVPEQFKTSWDGSKLVTDPTEIVG; encoded by the exons ATGGCAGAAATGGCTTTGATTGAGAGGTTGGAGAATGCGGTGGTAAGGCTTGAATCTCTGCTATCAGATTCACACAGGCTGGCTGGGATGGAATGTGGAACTGTCAATGGCGTCAATGGAG ATGTAGCACCGTATGTCGAAGCCTTTGATAGGATCATAAAGGGGAGTGTAGCTGAGTTTCTAAGAAATAGCAAGATCCTTGATGGCGATGTGAAGACACAT GCAGAAATGATCCGCGCAGCTTTTCAAGCACAGAGAGCATATCTACTGTTGACCTCACAGTATCAAGAACCTCAGGAG AGTGAAGTGACTATTCTTTTAAAACCAATATCAGACAAGATCCAGGAAATTCAGACGTTCAGGGAGAGAAATCGAGGAAGTAAAATGTTTAATCATCTGTCAGCAGTCAGTGAAAGCATTCCAGCTCTTGGGTGGATAACTGTG TCTCCTAAGCCAGGGCCttatgtcaaggagatgaatgaTGCTGCTACCTTTTATACAAACAGGGTGTTAAAAGACTACAAGCATAG TGATTTGCGCCATGTTGATTGGGTGAAGTCATTCTTGAATATCTGGACAGAACTTCAGGCATACATCAAAGAATATCACACCACTGGGCTCGCATGGAGTAAAACT GGTCCAATCGCATCAGCAGCATCTGGGCTGTCTACTCTAGCGAGCAACCAGggtcctcctccacctcctccacctcctcctcctccaccaccaccaccaggaccTCCTCCTGTCTTTGATACAGAAAATGCAAAAGAGGATGCAACTGCAACACGCTCAGCCTTATTTGCCCAGCTGAACCAGGGAGAAACAATTACCAAAG GGCTTCGCTATGTCTCTGATGACCTGAAGACTCATAAGAACCCCAGTCTTCGGGCTCAGGGGACACCGATTCGATCTCCTACAAAAAGCCATGCACCAAATCTGACTACTCCCAAGCCTTCCCAGCAGAGCCACTGTCCTGTGTTGGAACTtgaaggaaagaaatggagagTG GAATaccaagaagacaagaatgaCCTTTTAATTTCCGACACTGAACTCAAGCAAGTAGCTTACATTTTCAAGTGCAACAAATCTACATTACAGATGAAAGGAAAAATTAATTCCATTACAGTTG acAATTGCAAAAAGTTTGGCCTTGTGTTTGACAATGTTGTGGGTATTGTTGAAGTGATCAATTCCAAGGATATTCAGATACAG GTAATAGGAAAAGTGCCAACCATTTCAGTTAACAAGACTGAAGGCTGTCATATATACCTCAGTGAGGAATCATTAGATTGTGAGATTGTGAGTGCTAAGTCATCTGAAATGAACATCCTTATCCCAAAGGATGGTGATTAT AAAGAATTTCCTGTTCCTGAACAGTTCAAGACATCGTGGGATGGATCCAAGTTGGTCACTGATCCTACAGAGATTGTGGGTTAA
- the CAP2 gene encoding adenylyl cyclase-associated protein 2 isoform X2, giving the protein MCETHKKSFNYALSRNTFRFLHCVNARVSAQTEAEMIRAAFQAQRAYLLLTSQYQEPQESEVTILLKPISDKIQEIQTFRERNRGSKMFNHLSAVSESIPALGWITVSPKPGPYVKEMNDAATFYTNRVLKDYKHSDLRHVDWVKSFLNIWTELQAYIKEYHTTGLAWSKTGPIASAASGLSTLASNQGPPPPPPPPPPPPPPPGPPPVFDTENAKEDATATRSALFAQLNQGETITKGLRYVSDDLKTHKNPSLRAQGTPIRSPTKSHAPNLTTPKPSQQSHCPVLELEGKKWRVEYQEDKNDLLISDTELKQVAYIFKCNKSTLQMKGKINSITVDNCKKFGLVFDNVVGIVEVINSKDIQIQVIGKVPTISVNKTEGCHIYLSEESLDCEIVSAKSSEMNILIPKDGDYKEFPVPEQFKTSWDGSKLVTDPTEIVG; this is encoded by the exons ATGTGTGAAACTCACAAGAAATCCTTCAATTATGCATTGTCAAGGAACACGTTTAGATTTCTTCACTGCGTTAATGCTAGAGTATCAGCACAAACAGAA GCAGAAATGATCCGCGCAGCTTTTCAAGCACAGAGAGCATATCTACTGTTGACCTCACAGTATCAAGAACCTCAGGAG AGTGAAGTGACTATTCTTTTAAAACCAATATCAGACAAGATCCAGGAAATTCAGACGTTCAGGGAGAGAAATCGAGGAAGTAAAATGTTTAATCATCTGTCAGCAGTCAGTGAAAGCATTCCAGCTCTTGGGTGGATAACTGTG TCTCCTAAGCCAGGGCCttatgtcaaggagatgaatgaTGCTGCTACCTTTTATACAAACAGGGTGTTAAAAGACTACAAGCATAG TGATTTGCGCCATGTTGATTGGGTGAAGTCATTCTTGAATATCTGGACAGAACTTCAGGCATACATCAAAGAATATCACACCACTGGGCTCGCATGGAGTAAAACT GGTCCAATCGCATCAGCAGCATCTGGGCTGTCTACTCTAGCGAGCAACCAGggtcctcctccacctcctccacctcctcctcctccaccaccaccaccaggaccTCCTCCTGTCTTTGATACAGAAAATGCAAAAGAGGATGCAACTGCAACACGCTCAGCCTTATTTGCCCAGCTGAACCAGGGAGAAACAATTACCAAAG GGCTTCGCTATGTCTCTGATGACCTGAAGACTCATAAGAACCCCAGTCTTCGGGCTCAGGGGACACCGATTCGATCTCCTACAAAAAGCCATGCACCAAATCTGACTACTCCCAAGCCTTCCCAGCAGAGCCACTGTCCTGTGTTGGAACTtgaaggaaagaaatggagagTG GAATaccaagaagacaagaatgaCCTTTTAATTTCCGACACTGAACTCAAGCAAGTAGCTTACATTTTCAAGTGCAACAAATCTACATTACAGATGAAAGGAAAAATTAATTCCATTACAGTTG acAATTGCAAAAAGTTTGGCCTTGTGTTTGACAATGTTGTGGGTATTGTTGAAGTGATCAATTCCAAGGATATTCAGATACAG GTAATAGGAAAAGTGCCAACCATTTCAGTTAACAAGACTGAAGGCTGTCATATATACCTCAGTGAGGAATCATTAGATTGTGAGATTGTGAGTGCTAAGTCATCTGAAATGAACATCCTTATCCCAAAGGATGGTGATTAT AAAGAATTTCCTGTTCCTGAACAGTTCAAGACATCGTGGGATGGATCCAAGTTGGTCACTGATCCTACAGAGATTGTGGGTTAA